The following are encoded together in the Thalassolituus oleivorans MIL-1 genome:
- the fliQ gene encoding flagellar biosynthesis protein FliQ — translation MTEALIGDIFTNALYLVLAIVMVVIIPSLVVGLVVSTFQAATQINEQTLSFLPRLIVTLLAIIAFGPWAVNAVLDYTRDIYLNIPFLIG, via the coding sequence ATGACCGAAGCATTGATTGGCGACATCTTCACCAATGCACTTTATTTAGTATTGGCAATTGTTATGGTCGTCATTATTCCTAGTTTGGTCGTTGGTTTGGTGGTAAGTACTTTTCAGGCCGCTACGCAGATTAACGAACAAACCTTGAGTTTTTTACCGCGTTTGATAGTTACCTTATTAGCGATTATTGCGTTTGGTCCATGGGCCGTGAATGCCGTATTAGATTACACCCGAGATATTTATCTTAATATTCCATTCTTGATCGGCTAA
- the fliO gene encoding flagellar biosynthetic protein FliO: MNVFSACAKTLLIAFFMLLTFSLNAEESTAIVDENSAELASTVGNNEQLTTQKPAETVKIQPMLAVNPMASAGKVALFLVVIVGLILLLAWLVNKTKAGQLSQSNAQIRLLATLPLGLKEKIAVIEVGDQQIVVGITPQQITTLATLTEKLDTTTTNSSKNFADVLKMAIRK; encoded by the coding sequence GTGAACGTATTCAGCGCTTGCGCTAAAACCCTATTAATAGCCTTCTTTATGCTTTTAACGTTTTCGCTAAATGCAGAGGAAAGTACGGCTATTGTTGATGAAAATAGTGCTGAACTGGCTTCTACCGTTGGTAATAATGAACAATTGACGACTCAAAAACCGGCTGAAACAGTCAAAATTCAGCCAATGCTCGCGGTTAATCCGATGGCTAGCGCAGGAAAGGTAGCGCTATTTTTGGTGGTGATTGTTGGCTTGATTCTTCTTCTTGCATGGTTGGTTAATAAAACTAAAGCAGGTCAGTTGTCTCAGAGTAACGCACAAATTCGCTTACTTGCCACACTTCCTCTGGGTTTAAAAGAGAAGATCGCAGTCATTGAGGTTGGAGATCAACAAATTGTAGTGGGCATTACACCGCAGCAAATTACCACTCTGGCGACATTAACTGAAAAGCTCGATACAACAACGACTAACAGTAGCAAGAATTTTGCGGATGTTTTGAAAATGGCCATACGTAAATGA
- the flhB gene encoding flagellar biosynthesis protein FlhB produces the protein MAEDTSQEKTEEPTSRKLEKSREEGQVPRSKELSTTMVLVAGAAGLLALGPWISERAIRIAKMGFSFEREAIYDLGSMSAHLNAATLEAAGALAPWLLIVVVAAFAGPLSVGGWLFSTKALAPKMNRLNPFSGLKRMFSANSLVELIKAWAKVGVVGTVAWLVFTFYFDAAMSLQHQALRPAIGGTLEIILWSVLYLCLSTLIIAVADVPWQIYSHTKKLRMTMQEIKDEYKESEGKPEVKSKIRQLQREMANRRMMADVPEADVVITNPTHFAVALKYQADSMGAPLLVAKGSDEVAMRIREVAKENNIPQMQAPPLARALYTHGKIGEEIPEGLYVAVAQVLAYIYQMDMFIKGKGQKPKKKPDMPIPRDLRVDPEPKA, from the coding sequence ATGGCAGAAGATACTAGTCAGGAAAAAACCGAGGAACCCACCTCCAGAAAACTCGAGAAATCGAGAGAAGAAGGTCAGGTTCCGCGATCAAAAGAATTGAGTACAACCATGGTATTGGTTGCGGGTGCCGCCGGGCTGCTTGCCCTTGGACCGTGGATATCCGAACGTGCAATCCGCATTGCGAAAATGGGATTTTCGTTCGAGCGTGAAGCCATTTACGACTTAGGCAGTATGTCCGCTCATCTTAATGCAGCAACACTAGAAGCAGCCGGAGCATTAGCACCTTGGCTGTTGATCGTTGTTGTTGCGGCTTTTGCTGGTCCTCTTAGTGTTGGTGGTTGGTTATTTTCAACCAAAGCGCTGGCTCCGAAAATGAATAGACTGAATCCCTTTAGTGGATTAAAGCGTATGTTTTCGGCGAACTCTTTGGTCGAATTGATTAAAGCATGGGCTAAAGTAGGCGTTGTTGGCACCGTTGCTTGGTTGGTTTTTACTTTTTATTTTGATGCGGCGATGAGCTTGCAGCACCAAGCGCTACGTCCAGCGATTGGCGGTACGCTCGAAATTATTTTATGGAGCGTTTTATATCTTTGTTTATCAACCTTAATTATTGCAGTTGCAGATGTACCTTGGCAGATATACAGCCACACCAAAAAATTGCGTATGACCATGCAAGAAATTAAAGACGAGTACAAAGAGTCTGAAGGTAAGCCAGAAGTTAAGAGCAAAATACGGCAATTACAACGTGAAATGGCCAACCGCCGTATGATGGCCGATGTGCCCGAGGCCGATGTTGTTATTACCAACCCGACACATTTTGCTGTGGCCTTAAAATATCAAGCTGACAGCATGGGAGCACCTTTGCTTGTGGCGAAAGGGAGTGATGAAGTGGCTATGCGTATTCGTGAGGTAGCCAAAGAAAATAACATCCCGCAAATGCAAGCACCGCCGTTGGCGCGTGCCTTGTACACTCACGGTAAGATTGGTGAAGAAATTCCAGAGGGTTTATATGTCGCTGTGGCACAAGTACTAGCGTACATCTATCAAATGGATATGTTTATTAAAGGCAAAGGACAAAAACCGAAGAAGAAACCAGATATGCCAATACCGCGGGATTTGCGAGTTGACCCCGAGCCGAAGGCGTAG
- a CDS encoding STAS domain-containing protein translates to MTVSASLASNGRELTIKVHGRFDFSAHQEFRDAYEHGDSNVNSYIVDLSGTSYLDSSALGMLLLLRDHAGGDQADIRLTNCNDDVRKILTISNFEQLFTIQ, encoded by the coding sequence ATGACAGTGAGTGCCTCTCTAGCCAGTAATGGCCGTGAGCTTACGATAAAGGTTCATGGGCGTTTCGACTTCAGTGCCCATCAAGAATTTCGTGATGCGTATGAGCACGGTGATTCGAATGTAAATAGCTACATTGTCGATTTGTCGGGTACTTCGTACCTCGATAGTTCAGCTTTAGGCATGTTATTGCTATTACGCGATCACGCTGGTGGCGATCAAGCTGATATTCGCCTAACCAACTGTAATGACGATGTTCGAAAAATTCTGACAATTTCTAACTTCGAGCAATTATTCACCATTCAATAA
- a CDS encoding SpoIIE family protein phosphatase: MEAIKVLIADDNEIDRMVLSRVIRNQGNTVLEAKNGTEAIAVYLEHKPDIILMDVLMPGVNGKEATLKIKEIAGEDFVPVIFLTSLTDAQSLADCLECGGDDFLSKPYNHIILQAKINSFYRMCDMHRTVRNQRDTIAKSNEHMLQEQHVAKAVFDNVAHAGCLSAPNIRYMLSPLAVFNGDVVLAARKPDGGMHVLLGDFTGHGLPAAIGAMPLAEIFYGMTAKGFGLADVMREMNLKLKGILPIGFFCCAAGVDLAVDRQSVSVWMGGVPDCYLLRADGKTVETFSSTHLPLGVLSNEKFSDSMTRLPMSDGDRLFLWSDGIIEARNPAGELFGQEALRAIFDDIDQPQNVFDAILSRVTAYIGEAEKDDDTTLLELRMVDYALPEEVEVAQSAGPIAGPIDWQMIYELGPQSLRHFNPVPLMNHVMMEVPGLRAMGGQLYTVMAELFSNAFEHGVLGLSSNLKGSADGFMEYYRLREQRLNELDEGYIRIEMNHKGNGRTGTLTLRLMDSGVGFDYSAINSELSDSQSGTYSGRGIPLLGKICESLQFQGSGNIVEAVIQWPQNQSGS; the protein is encoded by the coding sequence ATGGAAGCCATTAAAGTACTGATTGCTGATGATAACGAAATTGACCGCATGGTCTTGTCTCGAGTCATCCGCAACCAAGGAAATACAGTACTTGAGGCTAAAAATGGCACAGAAGCTATTGCCGTATACCTAGAGCATAAGCCAGATATTATTTTAATGGATGTGTTAATGCCGGGTGTAAACGGCAAAGAGGCAACGTTAAAAATAAAGGAAATAGCAGGAGAAGACTTCGTTCCTGTTATTTTCTTAACCTCCCTTACCGACGCCCAAAGCCTAGCAGATTGCTTGGAATGCGGTGGCGATGATTTCCTTAGCAAGCCATACAATCACATAATACTTCAAGCCAAAATTAATTCCTTTTATCGCATGTGTGATATGCACCGAACTGTGCGTAATCAGCGTGACACTATTGCTAAAAGTAACGAGCATATGCTGCAAGAGCAGCATGTGGCAAAAGCCGTGTTTGACAATGTTGCGCATGCTGGTTGTCTTAGCGCCCCTAATATTCGTTATATGTTATCGCCTTTAGCAGTATTCAACGGTGATGTTGTTCTTGCTGCTCGTAAGCCTGATGGCGGCATGCATGTACTGCTCGGAGACTTTACTGGCCATGGTCTGCCAGCGGCCATTGGCGCTATGCCATTAGCCGAAATATTTTATGGTATGACGGCAAAAGGCTTTGGTTTGGCCGACGTCATGCGTGAAATGAATTTGAAGTTAAAAGGTATTTTACCCATTGGTTTTTTTTGTTGTGCTGCTGGTGTTGATTTAGCCGTCGATCGACAGTCTGTGAGCGTTTGGATGGGTGGTGTTCCCGATTGCTACTTATTGCGCGCGGACGGTAAAACCGTCGAAACATTTTCATCGACTCATTTACCGCTAGGTGTGCTCAGCAATGAGAAATTTAGTGACAGTATGACGCGATTACCTATGAGTGATGGTGATCGGTTATTTCTCTGGTCTGACGGCATCATTGAAGCCCGCAATCCTGCGGGGGAATTATTTGGTCAAGAAGCGTTACGCGCTATATTCGACGATATAGATCAACCACAGAATGTATTTGATGCAATCCTTTCTCGGGTTACTGCTTATATCGGTGAGGCTGAAAAGGATGACGATACCACCTTGCTAGAATTACGTATGGTGGACTACGCCTTACCGGAAGAAGTGGAAGTTGCTCAAAGTGCCGGACCTATTGCGGGACCAATTGATTGGCAGATGATTTATGAATTAGGTCCACAAAGTCTACGTCACTTTAATCCTGTGCCTTTAATGAATCATGTAATGATGGAGGTGCCGGGCTTACGCGCTATGGGCGGACAATTATATACCGTCATGGCAGAGTTGTTTTCCAACGCTTTTGAGCACGGTGTGCTTGGTTTAAGTTCAAACTTGAAAGGTTCTGCTGACGGTTTTATGGAGTACTACCGATTGCGTGAACAACGTTTGAATGAGCTAGATGAAGGATATATTCGTATTGAAATGAACCACAAAGGGAACGGTCGTACTGGGACATTAACTTTACGTCTGATGGATAGTGGTGTTGGATTCGATTATAGCGCCATTAATTCAGAGCTATCCGATAGCCAATCAGGCACCTACAGCGGGCGTGGTATTCCTTTGTTAGGAAAAATTTGCGAGTCGCTGCAATTTCAGGGTTCAGGTAACATAGTGGAAGCAGTTATTCAGTGGCCACAAAATCAGTCTGGTTCCTAG
- the fliN gene encoding flagellar motor switch protein FliN, with translation MSDDKDQDKAPEEAEELDPQALADSVADGVSEAEGDDQALADEWAAAMEESGDDVSSDDPDEIMAAATTPQKNVRQVELDELEDESVPRAQPEGGPELDVILDIPVRISMEVGSTQIPIRNLLQLNQGSVVELDRLAGEPLDVLVNGTLIAHGEVVMVNDKFGIRLTDVVSQSERIQRLR, from the coding sequence ATGAGCGACGATAAAGATCAAGATAAAGCCCCAGAAGAAGCCGAAGAGCTCGATCCCCAAGCGTTGGCTGACTCAGTAGCCGACGGTGTTAGTGAGGCCGAAGGCGACGATCAAGCGTTGGCAGACGAATGGGCTGCTGCAATGGAAGAATCTGGTGATGACGTAAGTAGTGATGATCCAGATGAAATTATGGCGGCGGCAACGACGCCCCAAAAGAATGTCCGCCAAGTGGAGCTCGATGAATTGGAAGATGAAAGCGTGCCGAGAGCTCAGCCAGAAGGCGGCCCAGAGTTGGACGTTATTCTTGATATTCCGGTGCGTATTTCTATGGAAGTAGGTTCGACGCAAATACCCATTCGCAATTTATTGCAATTAAACCAAGGCTCGGTGGTAGAACTCGATCGTTTGGCTGGCGAACCCTTAGATGTACTCGTCAACGGTACTCTGATTGCGCACGGTGAAGTTGTGATGGTTAACGATAAATTTGGTATCCGCCTAACGGATGTGGTGAGTCAGAGTGAACGTATTCAGCGCTTGCGCTAA
- a CDS encoding flagellar basal body-associated FliL family protein, with translation MAAEQDLKLEGGAAPEEPPKSGKKKLILIIVLVLIILGAGGGAAAFFLLGGEDEAAAEGELATEVVEEAPAEPAQYVILKPEFVISFQVGTRQRFLQVSIEIMTRHQSVADALALHEPMIRNEVIRIISAQPFEELRTALGRLALQQTLKTELAQIMSREAGSDDVEAVLFTNFVMQ, from the coding sequence ATGGCAGCGGAACAAGATTTAAAACTCGAAGGTGGCGCAGCGCCAGAAGAGCCACCAAAAAGCGGTAAGAAAAAGCTGATTCTTATCATCGTGCTCGTACTGATTATTTTAGGTGCTGGTGGCGGAGCAGCAGCCTTCTTCCTTCTAGGTGGCGAGGATGAGGCCGCGGCAGAGGGCGAGTTAGCCACTGAGGTTGTTGAGGAAGCGCCTGCGGAACCTGCCCAGTATGTGATTTTAAAGCCAGAGTTTGTCATTAGCTTTCAAGTGGGTACTCGCCAGCGGTTTTTGCAGGTGAGCATCGAAATTATGACGCGTCATCAATCCGTCGCGGATGCTTTGGCGTTGCACGAACCTATGATTCGCAACGAAGTGATACGAATTATAAGTGCTCAACCGTTTGAAGAACTGCGTACAGCTCTTGGACGTTTAGCGTTGCAACAAACGTTAAAAACTGAACTCGCACAGATTATGTCGCGCGAAGCAGGGTCCGATGATGTGGAAGCCGTATTGTTTACTAATTTTGTGATGCAGTAG
- a CDS encoding Hpt domain-containing protein has protein sequence MDALDIEAITTLREIMDDEFDDLIDIYIRDADERVLAIRALYESHDAATLRMTTHSFKGASSNVCALGLAKIAQSIENAAHSGQLDGLDASIELLETTYQEVRHDLLALHS, from the coding sequence ATGGATGCCCTAGATATTGAAGCGATTACTACTCTGCGTGAAATCATGGATGATGAATTCGATGATTTAATTGATATTTATATCCGTGATGCCGACGAGCGAGTCTTGGCCATACGGGCACTCTATGAGAGCCATGATGCGGCAACACTGCGTATGACGACTCATAGCTTTAAAGGTGCTAGCAGCAATGTGTGTGCGCTTGGTTTAGCGAAAATAGCACAGAGCATTGAAAATGCCGCCCACAGTGGTCAGTTGGACGGCTTGGACGCGTCTATTGAGTTACTCGAAACCACTTACCAAGAAGTCCGTCACGACCTTCTCGCCTTACATTCTTAA
- a CDS encoding protein-glutamate methylesterase/protein-glutamine glutaminase, giving the protein MSKSIRVLIVDDSALIRQMLKEIFDATPDIEVVGVAHDPFIARDKIKQLNPDVLTLDVEMPKMDGLQFLGNIMRLRPMPVVMVSTLTAAGAPETLAALEVGAVDYIAKPQARNAEEFAQFAQVLVEKIRVAAVARVQPKDVRRELPPRVLTSISSNSAVYKRIVAIGSSTGGTEAINTLIEGLPGHCPAIVITQHIPAVFSASLCLRLNNRYPMEVLEASEGLEVKPGRIIIAQGGRHLRFRKQGERLFCVMDDGPNVNLHKPSVEVMFDSLRELIGGRKLVVAMLTGMGADGAAAMKRLHDDAAITVAQDEASCVVWGMPKVAVELGAVDTILPLSKIADHLLNKAVKA; this is encoded by the coding sequence ATGAGTAAATCTATTCGCGTATTAATTGTTGATGATTCAGCATTAATCCGGCAAATGTTAAAAGAAATATTCGATGCAACACCTGATATTGAAGTCGTAGGGGTTGCCCATGACCCTTTCATTGCTAGAGATAAGATCAAACAGTTAAATCCCGACGTACTGACACTGGATGTCGAAATGCCCAAAATGGATGGGCTGCAATTTCTTGGTAATATCATGCGTCTGCGCCCTATGCCGGTTGTTATGGTCTCGACCTTGACTGCCGCAGGTGCTCCGGAAACGCTTGCTGCATTAGAGGTCGGCGCAGTCGATTACATCGCTAAGCCTCAGGCGCGTAATGCCGAGGAATTTGCTCAGTTCGCCCAGGTTCTGGTCGAAAAAATTCGTGTTGCCGCCGTCGCAAGAGTGCAACCTAAAGACGTAAGGCGAGAGTTGCCTCCGCGTGTTTTGACATCGATCAGTTCGAACTCGGCCGTGTACAAGCGCATTGTCGCAATAGGCTCGTCGACAGGCGGTACGGAAGCTATTAATACCTTGATTGAAGGTTTGCCTGGTCATTGTCCGGCAATCGTAATAACGCAACACATACCGGCGGTATTCAGTGCTTCTTTGTGCCTTCGACTTAATAATCGCTATCCAATGGAAGTCTTGGAAGCGAGTGAAGGGTTAGAGGTTAAACCGGGTCGCATTATTATTGCTCAAGGCGGCAGACATTTGCGTTTTCGTAAGCAGGGAGAGCGCCTTTTTTGTGTGATGGACGATGGTCCTAACGTCAACTTGCACAAACCTTCCGTGGAAGTCATGTTCGATTCACTACGCGAACTCATTGGTGGACGTAAGTTAGTGGTCGCTATGTTAACCGGGATGGGCGCCGACGGTGCTGCGGCTATGAAGCGTTTGCACGATGACGCAGCTATTACCGTAGCCCAAGATGAAGCCTCATGTGTGGTCTGGGGTATGCCGAAAGTCGCAGTAGAGCTAGGCGCTGTAGATACCATTCTTCCACTGTCAAAAATTGCTGATCACTTGCTAAATAAGGCGGTGAAAGCATGA
- a CDS encoding flagellar hook-length control protein FliK: MNSTAPSNPLASLLMSLGGGLQPQGLQGASLLTDGEGDFASLMSQLSGTDLTNGLLTDGTSTLFSGNSLLPTALTDGQNLPLTINAEMNLDADGLPLALTDDAELLMMQIETPPAIRYLPTSLRGEVISDDELPDDSSDAGLADEELLDDRVGAALFYAGPPLPTTPVDQTPTDVAADPLAAMRQAALKERLQGNAQGVATDNTDVDGSTEAVNDDGYAPPTSLEEDRRLREHLGNGISPMSSLASQAPAAVTTPQSALAAAINDAQLPAAAVDAEAASDATSDVELSADVELKSMNERLQTQLRERLEFGQDRREWGGALGARIATMVAENIQHARIQLDPPELGSLEIKLQVMHDQATVQVHAQNHQVREVLEANSHRLRDALQGQGLTLAQFDVSEQASGGNTGGQSDGSGPSGGEGEWLATDDAEELNRPVVKETNNLLDTFA, from the coding sequence ATGAATTCAACTGCACCTTCAAATCCATTAGCTAGTTTGCTGATGTCATTAGGTGGTGGCCTTCAGCCTCAAGGGCTGCAAGGCGCATCATTACTGACTGACGGCGAAGGTGACTTTGCCTCGTTGATGTCGCAGCTCAGCGGCACTGACTTAACTAATGGGTTATTAACTGATGGTACAAGTACGCTATTTAGCGGCAATAGCCTATTGCCAACGGCATTAACCGACGGCCAAAATTTGCCGTTAACCATTAATGCTGAAATGAATCTTGATGCGGATGGTTTGCCTTTAGCGTTAACAGATGATGCTGAGTTACTCATGATGCAAATCGAGACTCCGCCGGCTATTCGCTACTTACCCACTTCTTTGCGTGGTGAAGTCATTTCCGACGACGAATTACCAGATGATTCCTCGGACGCCGGGCTAGCGGATGAAGAGCTATTGGATGATCGAGTTGGGGCTGCATTGTTTTACGCGGGACCGCCATTACCAACGACTCCTGTTGATCAAACTCCTACCGACGTGGCAGCCGACCCTCTAGCGGCTATGCGTCAAGCTGCCTTAAAAGAGCGGTTACAAGGAAATGCGCAGGGGGTAGCGACAGATAACACAGATGTTGATGGCAGTACTGAGGCTGTTAATGATGACGGCTATGCGCCCCCCACCTCATTGGAAGAAGATAGACGGTTACGCGAGCACTTAGGTAATGGTATATCGCCAATGTCATCGCTGGCATCACAAGCTCCAGCGGCCGTTACTACTCCACAGAGTGCTCTTGCAGCGGCGATCAATGATGCCCAGTTACCGGCTGCAGCCGTAGACGCCGAGGCAGCATCAGATGCTACCTCTGATGTTGAGTTATCTGCCGACGTGGAGTTGAAATCCATGAATGAGCGATTGCAAACACAACTGCGAGAACGCTTGGAGTTTGGCCAAGATCGTCGCGAATGGGGTGGTGCGCTAGGCGCTCGTATAGCAACCATGGTGGCCGAGAATATTCAGCATGCTCGAATTCAATTAGATCCGCCGGAACTGGGTAGTTTAGAAATTAAATTACAAGTAATGCATGATCAGGCAACGGTGCAGGTGCATGCGCAGAACCATCAAGTGAGAGAAGTCTTGGAAGCAAACTCTCATCGTTTACGCGATGCCTTGCAAGGGCAAGGTCTAACGCTTGCTCAGTTTGATGTCAGTGAACAAGCATCGGGTGGAAATACGGGTGGCCAGTCTGATGGTAGCGGTCCATCCGGAGGGGAAGGCGAATGGCTCGCGACGGATGACGCTGAAGAACTGAATCGCCCAGTTGTTAAAGAAACTAATAATCTATTAGACACATTTGCGTAA
- the fliR gene encoding flagellar biosynthetic protein FliR: MFEIAALDVSHWVARYIFPFARIAGLLMVMPLIGTRMVPQRIRLLLAITITFVVVPVLPPFIKVDALSLASIIIIAQQILIGIALGFAVELLTQVFVIAGQLIAMQTGLGIATTVDPSQGASVVVVSQWFLFMVSLVFLALNGHLVLIEILIDSFRTIPIGFDGFSVEQWGLLITWSGWMFAAATVIALPAIAALLIVNLAFGVMTRAAPQLNIFALGFPVTMIVGIFIIWINIGEMAVGFHLYMDTLFEFIKKLTVM; the protein is encoded by the coding sequence ATGTTTGAAATAGCCGCTCTAGATGTTAGCCATTGGGTGGCGCGCTATATTTTTCCCTTCGCTCGTATTGCTGGGTTATTGATGGTAATGCCTTTGATCGGTACGCGCATGGTGCCACAGCGTATACGTTTATTATTGGCGATTACCATTACTTTTGTTGTCGTGCCTGTACTACCGCCTTTTATCAAAGTCGACGCTCTTTCTCTTGCGTCTATCATCATTATTGCTCAGCAAATATTGATCGGAATTGCGCTAGGTTTTGCAGTGGAATTGCTGACCCAAGTGTTTGTTATTGCAGGGCAATTAATCGCAATGCAAACCGGCTTAGGTATTGCGACGACTGTCGATCCTAGCCAAGGGGCGTCGGTTGTTGTTGTTTCGCAATGGTTTTTGTTCATGGTGAGTTTAGTCTTTCTAGCACTTAATGGGCATTTAGTACTGATTGAAATACTGATTGATAGTTTTCGTACCATACCCATAGGCTTTGATGGATTTTCGGTAGAGCAGTGGGGGTTATTGATAACTTGGAGTGGCTGGATGTTTGCGGCTGCAACCGTTATCGCTTTGCCAGCAATCGCTGCTCTACTGATCGTTAACTTGGCGTTTGGTGTTATGACGCGTGCTGCGCCGCAGCTGAATATTTTTGCACTAGGTTTTCCGGTTACTATGATTGTGGGTATTTTTATTATCTGGATCAACATCGGTGAAATGGCTGTTGGCTTCCATTTATATATGGATACCTTGTTCGAATTTATTAAAAAACTGACGGTAATGTAG
- the fliM gene encoding flagellar motor switch protein FliM gives MQDLLSQDEIDALLHGVDDGDIGPEEDIDAAGVRSYDLTSNDRIVRGRMPTLEMINERFARYTRISMFNFLRRSADVASGGVQIMKFGEYVHTLYVPTSLNLVKMRPLRGTALFIMDAKLVFKLVDNFFGGDGRHAKIEGREFTPTEVRVVQLVLSQIFNDMMEAWAPIMKLEFEYVGSEVNPAMANIVSPSEVVVVSTFHIELDGGGGDLHLTIPYSMIEPIREVLDAGVQSDIDDVDERWLHSLREDILEARVPIHGTLVEREISLREVAKLKAGDVIPIEMPENFILQANGVPVFRGKMGISNENLAVKIIDQLKPRKR, from the coding sequence GTGCAAGATTTACTGTCGCAAGACGAAATTGATGCGTTATTGCATGGTGTTGACGATGGCGATATTGGGCCGGAAGAAGACATCGATGCGGCTGGAGTTAGATCGTACGATCTGACCAGTAACGACCGTATTGTTCGCGGTCGTATGCCAACGCTTGAAATGATTAATGAGCGTTTTGCGCGGTATACCCGCATTAGCATGTTTAACTTTTTACGTCGCAGTGCCGATGTTGCATCTGGTGGCGTACAAATTATGAAATTTGGTGAGTACGTTCATACGCTCTACGTACCCACCAGTTTAAACCTAGTAAAAATGCGTCCACTACGCGGCACCGCATTATTTATTATGGATGCCAAATTAGTTTTTAAATTAGTTGATAACTTTTTTGGCGGTGATGGACGTCACGCCAAAATTGAAGGACGCGAATTTACCCCAACAGAAGTACGCGTTGTACAGCTAGTTTTAAGCCAAATATTTAATGACATGATGGAAGCCTGGGCACCCATTATGAAATTAGAATTTGAATATGTTGGGTCTGAAGTTAACCCTGCGATGGCGAATATTGTAAGCCCGAGCGAAGTGGTGGTGGTTAGCACCTTTCATATCGAATTAGATGGCGGTGGCGGCGATCTACATTTAACCATTCCGTACTCAATGATAGAGCCAATACGGGAAGTACTCGATGCAGGTGTACAAAGTGATATCGACGATGTTGATGAGCGCTGGCTGCATTCATTACGTGAAGATATTTTAGAGGCTCGTGTACCTATTCACGGTACGTTAGTTGAGCGTGAAATTAGTCTACGTGAGGTTGCGAAATTAAAGGCCGGGGATGTTATCCCGATTGAAATGCCCGAGAATTTTATTTTGCAAGCGAATGGTGTTCCTGTATTCCGCGGAAAAATGGGTATATCGAATGAGAATCTGGCGGTGAAAATCATTGACCAGTTAAAGCCAAGAAAACGCTGA
- the fliP gene encoding flagellar type III secretion system pore protein FliP (The bacterial flagellar biogenesis protein FliP forms a type III secretion system (T3SS)-type pore required for flagellar assembly.): MTIKKALGWFLPIFLLVMPTLGWAADAASMIGATGSGSASGTGGMLGIPAVVYKTTDTGGEYTVTIQILAIMTLLSVLPSLLIMMTSFTRIIVVMAILRQAMGLQQTPSNQVLLGLSLFLTLFIMMPVFRVINVEAVQPYIAEEITPQVALERAIVPVHEFMLAQTRETDLQLFMRISGRQDIATPEETPIHILIPAFITSELKTAFQIGFLIFIPFLIIDLVVASILMAMGMMMLSPIIISLPFKIMLFVLIDGWALIMGTLANSFGTV; the protein is encoded by the coding sequence ATGACGATAAAAAAAGCACTAGGTTGGTTTCTACCGATATTTTTACTGGTTATGCCAACCTTAGGTTGGGCAGCGGATGCCGCTAGTATGATTGGTGCTACTGGAAGTGGCTCGGCGAGTGGAACGGGGGGCATGCTAGGTATCCCAGCGGTTGTTTATAAAACTACCGATACTGGCGGGGAATACACGGTTACCATTCAAATTTTAGCCATCATGACCTTGCTGTCGGTGTTGCCATCGCTACTAATTATGATGACATCATTTACCCGTATTATCGTCGTGATGGCGATATTACGTCAGGCTATGGGGTTGCAGCAAACGCCGTCGAATCAAGTCTTACTGGGTTTATCCTTATTTTTGACATTATTTATTATGATGCCTGTGTTTCGCGTGATCAACGTTGAAGCCGTACAGCCATATATTGCTGAAGAAATAACACCGCAAGTAGCATTAGAACGCGCCATCGTTCCTGTGCACGAATTCATGCTGGCTCAGACCCGCGAAACCGATTTGCAGCTGTTTATGCGTATTAGTGGTCGTCAAGATATTGCTACTCCCGAAGAAACACCGATTCATATCTTGATTCCGGCCTTTATTACCAGTGAACTGAAAACCGCCTTTCAAATTGGTTTTCTAATTTTTATTCCATTTTTGATCATCGACTTAGTCGTCGCCAGTATTTTGATGGCCATGGGTATGATGATGTTGTCTCCCATTATTATTTCGCTACCGTTTAAGATAATGCTGTTCGTTTTAATTGATGGTTGGGCCCTTATTATGGGAACACTCGCGAATAGTTTTGGTACGGTATAG